A single region of the Variovorax paradoxus genome encodes:
- a CDS encoding Maf family protein, which produces MTPDFIYLASQSPRRAQLLGQLGVRHELLLAGPDEDAESLEAALPNESPTAYVQRVTALKLDAAVARRKRLGLADAPVLCADTTVALGRTILGKPDDARDAERMLALLSGATHRVLTAAALQHGRRRHAALSVSRVRFAAISKKQIARYAASGEPLGKAGAYAIQGAAAAFIEHISGSYSGIMGLPMFETAQLLRSAGFNT; this is translated from the coding sequence ATGACACCAGACTTCATCTACCTCGCGTCGCAAAGCCCGCGCCGTGCCCAGCTGCTGGGCCAGCTTGGCGTACGCCACGAACTGCTGCTTGCCGGCCCCGATGAAGACGCCGAATCGCTCGAAGCGGCGTTGCCGAACGAGTCGCCCACCGCCTACGTTCAGCGTGTCACGGCGCTCAAGCTCGATGCGGCCGTTGCGCGGCGCAAGCGCCTCGGTTTGGCCGATGCACCGGTGCTCTGCGCCGACACCACGGTCGCGCTGGGCCGCACGATTCTCGGCAAGCCCGACGACGCACGCGATGCCGAACGCATGCTCGCGCTGCTTTCGGGTGCCACGCACCGCGTGCTGACGGCCGCCGCTCTGCAGCATGGCCGCCGTCGCCACGCCGCGCTCAGCGTGTCGCGCGTGCGCTTCGCGGCGATCAGCAAGAAGCAGATCGCGCGCTATGCCGCAAGCGGCGAGCCGCTCGGCAAGGCCGGCGCCTATGCGATTCAAGGCGCGGCGGCTGCGTTCATCGAACACATCAGCGGGTCCTATTCGGGCATCATGGGACTCCCGATGTTCGAGACCGCGCAGCTCCTTCGCAGCGCCGGTTTCAATACCTGA
- the rsfS gene encoding ribosome silencing factor, with protein sequence MTTEAAAKKDTQKLQRAIIDGLEDVKAQDIQVFDTEHLSPLFERVIVASGTSNRQTKALAASVRDAVREAGFGKPRIEGEDNGEWIIVDCGAAVAHIMQPAIRQYYHLEEIWGDKPVRAKLGGTKPALATAAKVTEEKKPVAAKMPNLRRTSAAKTAIRAAEQEAKAEKASRSPAKKTAAKKAPAKKTTTARVPVKVVGKPAAKKPAAKKAPAKKAPARRA encoded by the coding sequence ATGACCACTGAAGCCGCCGCCAAGAAAGACACCCAGAAACTCCAGCGAGCCATCATCGATGGACTCGAAGACGTCAAGGCGCAGGACATTCAGGTTTTCGACACAGAGCATCTTTCGCCGCTGTTCGAGCGCGTGATCGTTGCCTCGGGCACCTCCAACCGCCAGACCAAGGCGCTGGCCGCGAGTGTTCGCGACGCGGTGCGCGAGGCCGGCTTCGGCAAGCCGCGCATCGAGGGCGAGGACAACGGCGAGTGGATCATCGTGGACTGCGGCGCGGCCGTGGCGCACATCATGCAGCCCGCCATCCGCCAGTACTACCACCTCGAGGAGATCTGGGGCGACAAGCCCGTGCGCGCCAAGCTCGGCGGCACCAAGCCGGCCCTTGCAACCGCCGCCAAGGTGACCGAAGAGAAGAAGCCCGTCGCCGCCAAGATGCCGAACCTGCGCCGCACAAGCGCGGCCAAGACCGCCATCCGCGCGGCCGAGCAGGAAGCCAAGGCCGAGAAGGCCAGCCGGAGCCCGGCGAAGAAAACCGCCGCCAAGAAGGCGCCCGCCAAGAAGACCACGACCGCGCGCGTGCCGGTCAAGGTCGTTGGCAAGCCCGCCGCGAAGAAGCCCGCGGCAAAGAAGGCGCCTGCCAAGAAGGCGCCAGCGCGCCGCGCATGA
- the rlmH gene encoding 23S rRNA (pseudouridine(1915)-N(3))-methyltransferase RlmH, with protein sequence MKLLVVAVGQRMPDWAQTAWDDYAKRFPPELKLELRAVKTEPRGSKSLETLYAAERERIEGAIARGMRIVVLDERGTALTTKALAARLQSWQGEGDDVALVIGGPDGLDPAFKAAAHERIRLSDLTLPHAMARVLLVEQLYRAWSVNAGHPYHRE encoded by the coding sequence ATGAAGCTCCTGGTGGTCGCCGTCGGGCAGCGGATGCCCGATTGGGCGCAGACTGCCTGGGACGACTACGCCAAGCGCTTCCCGCCGGAACTCAAACTCGAGCTGCGCGCGGTCAAGACCGAACCCCGCGGCTCCAAGTCGCTCGAAACCCTGTACGCCGCCGAACGCGAGCGCATCGAAGGCGCCATTGCCAGAGGCATGCGCATCGTGGTGCTCGACGAGCGAGGCACCGCGCTCACCACCAAGGCACTGGCCGCGCGCCTGCAAAGCTGGCAAGGCGAGGGCGATGACGTCGCGCTCGTCATCGGGGGACCTGACGGACTCGACCCGGCTTTCAAGGCCGCGGCGCATGAACGCATTCGCCTGTCCGACCTGACCCTGCCGCACGCCATGGCGCGCGTGCTGCTGGTCGAGCAGCTGTACCGGGCCTGGTCGGTCAACGCGGGCCATCCGTACCACCGGGAATGA
- the rng gene encoding ribonuclease G, with amino-acid sequence MQDILINWSPQETRVALVEHGAVQELHVERTLERGLVGNIYLGKVSRVLPGMQSAFIDIGLERTAFLHVADIVAPFTPGSRPSAPAPDRDHRNGGPMVPIEKQVFEGQSLLVQVIKDPIGTKGARLSTQISIAGRLLVFLPQDNHIGVSQKIPADQRESLRTRMLALIEAAAAADSGGVVPANTGGFILRTNGEDSSDAELAEDIAYLRKTWSRIREASGKVPAMSLLHQDLSLLQRVLRDMTSEDTQTIRIDSREQFEVLLKFGLEYMPQAAGKLQHYKGERPIFDLYSVDEEIAKALGRRVDLKSGGYLVVDQTEALTTVDVNTGGFVGARNFDDTIFKTNLEAAQAIARQLRLRNLGGIIIVDFIDMGRDDHREQVLAEFRKQLARDRVKTTAGGFSQLGLVEMTRKRTRESLAHMLCEPCAACGGQGIVKTARSVAYDVMREILREARQFTPREFRIVSSPQVIELFLDEESQHLAGLSDFIGKPISLQAEPAIGQGQYDIVLL; translated from the coding sequence ATGCAAGACATCCTGATCAACTGGTCCCCGCAAGAGACCCGTGTGGCGCTGGTCGAGCACGGCGCGGTGCAAGAGCTGCACGTCGAGCGCACGCTGGAGCGCGGGTTGGTCGGCAACATCTACCTGGGCAAGGTCTCGCGCGTGCTGCCGGGCATGCAGTCGGCCTTCATCGACATCGGCCTGGAACGCACGGCCTTCCTGCATGTGGCCGACATCGTGGCGCCGTTCACGCCGGGCTCGCGGCCGAGCGCACCCGCGCCCGATCGCGACCACCGCAACGGCGGACCCATGGTGCCCATCGAGAAGCAGGTGTTCGAGGGCCAGTCGCTCTTGGTGCAGGTGATCAAGGACCCGATCGGCACTAAGGGTGCGCGGCTGTCGACGCAGATCAGCATTGCGGGCCGGCTGCTGGTGTTCTTGCCGCAAGACAACCACATCGGCGTTTCGCAGAAGATTCCTGCGGACCAGCGCGAGTCATTGCGCACCCGCATGCTGGCGCTGATCGAGGCGGCTGCGGCTGCCGACAGCGGCGGCGTGGTGCCGGCCAACACGGGTGGCTTCATCCTGCGCACCAACGGCGAAGATTCGTCCGATGCCGAACTGGCCGAAGACATTGCCTACCTTCGCAAGACCTGGTCGCGCATTCGCGAAGCATCGGGCAAAGTGCCGGCCATGTCGCTGCTGCACCAGGACCTGAGCCTGCTGCAGCGCGTCCTGCGCGACATGACGAGCGAAGATACGCAGACCATCCGCATCGATTCGCGCGAGCAGTTCGAGGTGCTGCTGAAGTTCGGGCTCGAATACATGCCGCAGGCGGCCGGCAAGCTGCAGCACTACAAGGGCGAGCGGCCGATCTTCGACCTGTATTCGGTCGACGAGGAAATTGCCAAGGCGCTGGGCCGGCGGGTCGATCTCAAGTCGGGTGGCTACCTGGTGGTGGACCAGACCGAGGCGCTCACCACGGTGGACGTGAACACGGGCGGCTTTGTCGGCGCGCGCAATTTCGACGACACCATTTTCAAGACCAACCTCGAGGCGGCGCAGGCCATTGCGCGGCAGCTGCGGCTACGCAACCTGGGCGGGATCATCATCGTCGACTTCATCGACATGGGGCGCGACGACCATCGCGAGCAGGTGCTGGCGGAGTTTCGCAAGCAGCTTGCGCGCGACCGCGTCAAGACCACTGCCGGCGGCTTCTCGCAGCTGGGCCTGGTCGAGATGACGCGAAAACGCACGCGTGAGTCGCTGGCGCACATGCTGTGCGAGCCCTGTGCGGCATGCGGCGGGCAAGGCATTGTGAAGACGGCGCGCAGCGTCGCCTATGACGTGATGCGCGAGATCTTGCGCGAGGCGCGGCAGTTCACGCCGCGCGAATTCCGCATCGTCTCGTCGCCACAGGTGATCGAACTTTTTCTCGATGAAGAAAGCCAGCACCTGGCGGGCTTGAGCGACTTCATAGGCAAGCCGATTTCGTTGCAGGCCGAGCCCGCCATCGGGCAAGGGCAATACGACATCGTATTGCTCTGA